In Nostoc sp. UHCC 0926, a single genomic region encodes these proteins:
- a CDS encoding tetratricopeptide repeat protein, with protein sequence MIEQVAIAFEHKDYQTAAKLLKQLRKESPDNPWVQFYLGRLHEVSGKHQDAEKIYRQLLRDTTNTKIVTLARQGLRRLQEMELEERQRAISQATSQPNNTELGVLVLEPLSNEMKTEASRKFAQIMQLDPYTARLILPSRGWRLYRTGQVGELKFYGKQLQQAGIPCFWATIAQIQQIQVYQVKYFQESTPQVTVVCRNQANQLGSLTFDWSEVTARVVGLLPIFEQVVDVDAYRKLERKTQTQDYTQFCDLHLPGRRCILRFNDNGYEFQQGLEIIPQASQNTIRINWNSLSSWINQQLPQVKIWSDFTSFADTTLDQTEMLGHIKSHIHLFRREETNWDSAFHLYSGLVFVK encoded by the coding sequence ATGATTGAGCAAGTTGCGATCGCCTTTGAGCATAAAGATTATCAAACAGCTGCTAAATTACTCAAACAGCTGCGAAAAGAATCACCAGACAATCCTTGGGTGCAATTTTATCTTGGTCGGTTGCATGAAGTATCTGGAAAGCATCAGGATGCGGAAAAAATTTATCGGCAATTGCTGCGAGATACGACAAATACCAAAATAGTGACGTTAGCACGTCAAGGTTTGCGACGACTGCAAGAAATGGAGCTAGAAGAAAGACAAAGAGCCATTTCTCAAGCAACATCTCAACCTAATAACACCGAACTTGGCGTACTAGTCTTAGAGCCTCTCAGTAACGAGATGAAAACAGAAGCATCTCGAAAATTCGCCCAGATTATGCAGCTAGACCCCTATACTGCACGACTAATACTGCCAAGTCGTGGCTGGAGGTTGTACCGCACTGGCCAAGTAGGAGAACTTAAATTTTACGGGAAACAGTTACAGCAGGCTGGCATTCCTTGCTTTTGGGCAACAATAGCTCAAATTCAGCAAATTCAAGTTTATCAAGTCAAATATTTCCAGGAATCTACCCCACAAGTTACTGTTGTTTGCCGCAACCAGGCAAATCAACTTGGTTCTCTCACCTTTGATTGGTCAGAAGTCACAGCAAGAGTAGTGGGACTTTTGCCCATTTTTGAACAAGTTGTAGATGTTGATGCCTACCGGAAACTGGAACGGAAAACTCAAACACAAGACTATACCCAGTTTTGTGATTTACACCTACCTGGTAGACGTTGCATTCTCCGATTTAATGACAACGGCTATGAATTTCAGCAAGGTTTAGAAATCATTCCCCAAGCTAGCCAAAATACAATCAGAATTAATTGGAATAGTTTATCAAGTTGGATTAACCAGCAACTACCTCAAGTCAAAATTTGGTCAGATTTTACGTCTTTTGCAGATACAACATTAGATCAAACAGAAATGCTGGGCCATATCAAGTCTCACATTCATCTATTTCGTAGGGAAGAGACTAATTGGGACTCAGCTTTTCATTTATATAGTGGACTGGTGTTTGTTAAATAA
- a CDS encoding VIT domain-containing protein — MNTAANQNQQLGGLYVQSPQGEQLVFPLKHTEVLAKIAGNLSRVEVIQSFENPFTQPLEAVYIFPLPDEAAVDDMEIKIGSRIIKGNIKKREEAQQIYEKAKQEGRTAGLLEQQRDNIFTQSLANIKPGEQIDVTIRYTESLKFEAGNYEFVFPTVVGPRYIPGTPIDNSGDTDQVPDASRITPPVVPEGMRSRHDINVTVEIDAGLPISQVRSPSHQLKIEYSGQIVRIQLAGEDIIPNKDLILRYQVSGQETQSTILTQADDRGGHFAIYLIPALEYSTDEIVPKDVVFLVDTSGSQSGEPLQKCQELMRRFINGLNPNDTFTIIDFSNRVRQLSKKPLPNTPENRTKAIAYINNLQADGSTEMLSGIRTAINFPTPAGRLRSVVLLSDGYIGNENEILAEVQQHLQPGNRLYSFGAGSSVNRFLLNRLAEIGRGISRIIRHDEPTEEVAEKFYRQINNPVLTNIQISWQGDTESPVIYPAIAPDLFSEQPLVLFGRKQDRISGNLQISGIAAGGKHYEKTFHLKFEETGNLAVAQLWGRACIKDLMNQMVSFETKAGVEAVTETALTYQLLSQYTAFVAVSDDVGVEPGSEYVSMQVPVEMPEAVSYIGGLPAGGFAPQISTLKAAAPTFADVPDFLRQKRSPQSPVAKEVDISLSFDSEEMEQDEISDAAINHQLEVISVTGLDEIGIANLSQHLQQLNLPSGFSGEIVFEFTLNKGRVGRVVLDEKASTLKNAVVVEKIKRSLLVWILPSTTGKLILILRIHT, encoded by the coding sequence ATGAATACAGCAGCCAACCAAAATCAACAGTTAGGCGGTTTATACGTTCAATCCCCTCAAGGAGAGCAACTAGTTTTTCCGCTCAAGCATACGGAAGTTCTAGCAAAAATTGCAGGTAACTTGTCACGAGTTGAGGTGATTCAAAGCTTTGAAAATCCCTTCACGCAGCCTTTAGAAGCAGTGTATATCTTTCCGTTACCCGATGAGGCGGCGGTGGATGACATGGAAATCAAAATAGGTAGCCGCATTATCAAAGGTAATATTAAAAAACGTGAAGAAGCACAACAAATCTACGAAAAGGCCAAACAAGAAGGACGCACCGCCGGACTTCTAGAACAGCAACGAGACAATATCTTTACCCAATCTCTGGCTAACATCAAACCTGGTGAACAAATTGATGTTACAATTCGTTACACCGAAAGTTTAAAATTTGAGGCGGGAAATTACGAATTTGTTTTCCCGACGGTGGTGGGGCCAAGATATATTCCAGGAACGCCGATAGATAATAGCGGTGATACAGACCAAGTTCCTGATGCTTCTCGGATTACACCGCCTGTAGTCCCAGAAGGAATGCGATCGCGTCACGATATTAATGTCACAGTAGAAATTGATGCGGGTTTACCAATTTCTCAAGTGCGTTCTCCTTCCCATCAATTAAAAATTGAATACTCAGGTCAAATAGTGCGGATTCAATTAGCTGGAGAAGATATAATTCCCAACAAAGATTTAATTCTCCGCTATCAAGTTTCTGGTCAAGAAACTCAATCCACGATATTAACCCAAGCCGACGATCGCGGCGGACATTTTGCAATTTATCTGATTCCAGCTTTGGAATATTCTACTGATGAAATTGTCCCCAAAGATGTCGTATTTTTGGTGGATACTTCCGGTTCACAATCGGGCGAACCGTTGCAAAAGTGTCAAGAATTAATGCGGCGATTTATCAATGGGTTGAATCCTAATGATACTTTCACAATTATCGATTTTTCCAATAGAGTCAGACAGTTATCAAAGAAACCTCTGCCGAATACACCAGAAAATCGTACCAAAGCGATCGCTTACATTAACAATTTACAAGCTGATGGCAGCACAGAAATGCTCAGTGGCATTCGTACAGCCATAAATTTCCCCACACCAGCCGGAAGATTACGCAGTGTTGTACTCCTAAGCGATGGCTACATCGGTAACGAAAATGAAATTTTGGCGGAGGTACAACAACACCTCCAACCAGGAAATCGCCTTTACAGTTTTGGTGCTGGTAGTTCAGTTAACCGTTTTTTACTGAATCGCCTCGCCGAAATTGGCCGGGGAATATCCAGAATTATTCGTCATGATGAACCCACAGAAGAAGTTGCCGAAAAGTTTTACAGGCAAATCAACAACCCCGTACTCACAAATATTCAAATCTCTTGGCAAGGTGACACAGAATCACCTGTCATTTACCCAGCCATAGCGCCTGATTTATTCAGCGAACAACCATTAGTTTTATTTGGCCGCAAACAGGATAGAATCAGCGGGAATCTACAAATCTCCGGCATTGCTGCGGGCGGTAAGCACTATGAAAAAACATTTCACCTCAAATTTGAGGAAACAGGAAATCTTGCTGTAGCGCAGTTATGGGGACGTGCTTGCATCAAAGATTTGATGAATCAAATGGTGAGCTTTGAAACCAAGGCTGGTGTAGAAGCGGTTACAGAAACTGCCTTAACTTATCAACTGCTTTCTCAATACACCGCTTTTGTAGCTGTCAGCGATGACGTGGGGGTTGAACCAGGAAGCGAATATGTGTCTATGCAAGTGCCAGTCGAAATGCCTGAAGCAGTTAGTTACATTGGTGGTCTTCCGGCTGGTGGTTTTGCGCCTCAAATTTCAACCTTAAAGGCAGCAGCACCAACCTTTGCAGACGTTCCAGATTTTCTCCGACAAAAGCGATCGCCACAATCTCCAGTAGCGAAAGAAGTCGATATCTCTTTGAGCTTTGATTCCGAGGAGATGGAACAAGATGAAATATCAGACGCAGCCATCAACCATCAGTTAGAGGTCATCAGCGTCACTGGCTTAGATGAAATAGGAATTGCTAACCTAAGCCAACACCTTCAACAATTAAACTTGCCTTCCGGCTTCAGTGGTGAAATCGTCTTTGAGTTCACTCTCAACAAAGGTCGGGTAGGACGGGTAGTGTTGGATGAAAAAGCCTCAACTCTAAAAAATGCAGTTGTAGTGGAGAAAATTAAGCGATCGCTCCTAGTTTGGATTCTCCCATCTACAACTGGTAAACTTATCTTAATCTTGCGTATTCACACTTAA
- a CDS encoding esterase/lipase family protein has translation MNTENQQRNPVLLIHGIDDTEAVFYKMRAYLIQQGWSVYSLNLVPNNGDVALDELAKQVADYVTASFASEQRLDLVGFSMGGIVSRYYVQRLGGINRVQRFITISSPHHGTVVAYASQRPGCIQMRPNSLFLKDLNSDADMLRQLNFTSIWTPYDLMIVPANSSQMPVGEEVVVPVSFHPWMLTDSKSLAVVTAALAERIQSSSDKAPSPQLPLKKLAQNGSISPFLRRIEGDL, from the coding sequence ATGAACACTGAAAATCAGCAGCGCAATCCCGTCTTATTAATACACGGGATTGACGACACAGAGGCAGTTTTTTATAAAATGAGGGCATACCTAATACAACAGGGTTGGTCTGTATATAGCTTGAATCTAGTTCCTAATAATGGTGATGTGGCTCTTGATGAGTTGGCAAAGCAAGTAGCCGATTATGTTACGGCCAGCTTTGCGTCAGAACAACGCCTAGATTTAGTCGGCTTTAGCATGGGAGGAATTGTCAGCCGTTACTATGTCCAGCGATTGGGAGGAATTAACCGCGTCCAAAGGTTTATCACCATCTCTTCGCCCCATCATGGAACTGTGGTTGCTTATGCTTCCCAGCGTCCTGGTTGTATACAAATGCGCCCCAACAGCCTTTTTCTCAAGGATTTGAATTCTGATGCTGATATGTTAAGACAGCTAAACTTTACATCTATCTGGACACCTTATGATTTGATGATTGTCCCAGCGAATAGTTCACAAATGCCCGTGGGAGAAGAGGTAGTTGTGCCAGTTTCTTTCCACCCTTGGATGCTGACAGACTCCAAGAGTTTAGCAGTAGTCACAGCAGCTTTAGCAGAGCGGATTCAATCCAGTTCGGATAAGGCTCCATCCCCCCAACTTCCGTTAAAAAAGCTTGCTCAGAATGGCTCTATTTCCCCCTTTTTAAGGAGGATTGAGGGGGATCTTTAA
- a CDS encoding VOC family protein: MSQTLFHLAFPVTDVAQTKAYYVDGLGCIPGRENQHALILNLYSHQLVAHVTKEPLAPQRTIYPRHFGLIFTQERDWQNLLERAQQQQLLFRESTKNRFVGSPLEHRTFFLEDPFYNLMEFKYYRHPEAIFGSYEHTQIGDRT, translated from the coding sequence ATGAGCCAAACTTTATTCCATCTTGCTTTCCCTGTGACTGACGTTGCCCAAACAAAAGCATATTACGTGGATGGCTTGGGCTGTATTCCTGGTCGTGAAAACCAGCACGCCCTGATTCTCAATCTCTACAGTCATCAACTAGTGGCTCACGTCACCAAAGAACCCTTGGCACCGCAACGCACTATCTATCCCAGACACTTTGGGCTAATTTTTACTCAAGAACGTGACTGGCAGAATTTACTAGAAAGGGCACAACAGCAACAGCTACTTTTTCGCGAATCAACCAAAAACCGCTTTGTTGGTTCTCCTCTTGAGCATCGCACTTTCTTTTTAGAAGATCCTTTTTATAACCTAATGGAGTTCAAATATTATCGTCACCCAGAGGCAATTTTTGGGAGTTACGAACATACACAAATTGGCGATAGGACTTAA